A segment of the Streptomyces sp. NBC_00376 genome:
CGGAGGGGACGGTGCAGGTACTGGGCACGGCCCCCGGCCAGGCCCGTGCCCGGATGGCCTTCGTGGCCCAGGACAAGCCGCTGTACCCGCAGTTGACGGTCGCCGCGACGCTCTGGGCGGGCGCCGAGCTGAACCCCGCCACCTGGGACCAGGACACCGCCGAGCGCATCGCCGGGGAGCTCCCGCGCGACGCCCGGGTCCGGGACCTCTCCGGCGGCCAGCGCACCCGGCTCGCCCTGGCCCTCGCGCTGGGCAAGCGGCCCGAACTGCTGCTGCTGGACGAGCCGATGGCCGACCTCGACCCGCTCGCCCGCCATCAGCTGATGGGCGCCCTGATGGCGGAGGCCGCCGAGCACTCCACCACGATCGTGATGTCCTCGCACATCCTCACCGAGCTGGAGGGCGCCTGCGACTACCTCCTGCTCGTCGACGGCGGCCGGGTCCGCCTCGGCGGCGAGACGGAGGACCTCCTCGCCGCGCACACCCTGCTCACCGGCCCGGTACGGGACACCGCACCGCACACCGTCGTCGAGTCCCGCACCGCGGGACGGCTGCAGACCGCACTCGTACGGAGGCAGGGACCCGTGGACACAGACATCTGGCAGGCCACCGAGCCCTCGCTGGAGGAACTGCTGCTGGCGCATCTGCGGTCGCCGGAGGCCCCGGCGCTGCTGACGCCGAGCGCGGCGGCCGTCGAGGCCGGCCAGGAGGTGGCCGCCGTATGAGCGCGATCGCCCTGCGCGGCCCGAACCGCGTCGTCCTGGCTCAGCACCGGCAGGCCCTTCAGCTCCTGGGCGCGCTCCCCTTCCTGGCCGTCGTCGCGCTGGTCGGCACCTGGCTGTGGACCGACCATGTCGCGAACGCCTTCGCCGCGACGGGCTGCTCGGTCCGGCACACCCTGCCCGGCTGTGTCGACACGGTCAACGAATACCTCGACCGCCAGAACTGGATGAAGGATGTCCTCGACTGGTCCGGCCTGCTGATGATGGTCCTCCCCGCGTTCGTCGGCATCTTCGTGGCCGGCCCGGTGATCGCCCGCGAGATGGAGAGCGGCACATACAAGCTTGCGTGGTCCCAGTCCGTGACACCCACACGCTGGCTCGCCGCCAAACTCGCAGTACCCGCCGTCGCGACGCTGGCCTCCGTCTCCGTGCTGTCGGCCGCCTGCGCCTGGGCGCAGACACGGGAGAACGCGATACACCACCCGTCCGAGCGGTACTCCCGTGAGGTGTACGGCTCGATCGGGACCGTCCCCGTCGGCTACGCCCTGTGCATGCTGGCCCTCGGCGCACTCGCCGGGCTGCTGCTGCGGCGCACCGTCGCCGCGATGGTCGTGACCGTGATCGGATACGGCGCGCTGGTGGTGGCCCTGAACACCGTGCGCAACGGTCTGTGGCCCTCGCTGACGCACACGTTCAAGCCGTTCAGCGAATACCGGTTCCCCGACGGAGCCGTCGACACCGGAGAAGGCTGGGTGACCAGCAGCGGCGAACGGCTGCCCGCCGATGCATGCCTGAGCTGGCACAACGACCTCAAGCAGTGCCTGGCCGACAAGGACATCACCCTCCGCTACCTCGACTACCACCCCGCCTCGCACTTCTGGCCCCTCCAGCTCGTCGAGACCGGCATCCTGCTCGCCCTGGCCGCCCTGGCCGTCGCCCTCGCCTTCCGGGTGCTGCGCCGCCGGCACGGCTGACGTCCGAACCGGTTCCGGGCCCCTCCCCGGGCCCGGAACCGGTTCGTATGACCAATCCGCGCACGCGACACCGCTTCCTGCACGTCATGTCGCCGTTACCAGCCATTCAGAAGCGCTTGCCACCCTTTCAGGATGCAGCCAGCCGTGCCGACCCCCCGCAACGGGAGAAAACCCGGCGGAGACCGCACGAACGACGTCAACCGCGCGTTCCCCGCGATCTCCGCACCCTCCGGCGCGCCTACTGAGCCATCCGCGCGGAAGAATAGGGCCATGAGCCAGCAGCCCAGCTCCGAGGTACCGGTCCAGGCCACCGTGCAGCCGTCGGTCGGCTCACTCGCCGCGCACCGGCCGCACGCCGTCGCCACCGCCGCCTCCAACGGCGCCGCGCTGTCCACCGCCGCCGATCTGGATCCCGACATCGACGCCGACGTCGACGCGTACGAACCCGATGTCGACGGCAACGAGCTGCCCCAGGGCCGTTTCCTGGACCGCGAGCGCAGTTGGCTCGCGTTCAACGAACGGGTGCTCGAACTGGCCGAGGACCCCGCGACCCCCCTCCTCGAACGGGCTAATTTCCTCGCCATCTTCGCCTCGAACCTGGACGAGTTCTTCATGGTCCGGGTGGCCGGGCTGAAGCGCCGTATCGCCACCGGCGTCGCCACCCGTTCCGCCTCCGGGCTCCAGCCCCGCGAGGTCCTGGACCTGATCTGGACCCGCTCGCGCGAGCTCATGGCCCGGCACGCCGCCTGCTACCAGCAGGACGTCGCCCCCGCCCTGTCCGACGAGGGCATCCAGCTGATCCGCTGGCCCGAGCTGACCGAGAAGGAGCAGGCCCGCCTGTTCACCTTCTTCCGGCAGCGCGTCTTCCCCGTGCTGACCCCGCTCGCCGTCGACCCGGCGCACCCCTTCCCGTACATCTCGGGGCTCTCGCTCAACCTCGCCGTCGTCGTACGCAACCCGGTCAGTGGTCACCGCCACTTCGCCCGGGTCAAGGTGCCACCGCTGCTGACCCGCTTCCTGGAGGCGTCGCCGCAGCGGTACGTGCCCATAGAGGACGTCATCGCGGCCCACCTCGAAGAGCTCTTCCCGGGCATGGAGGTCCTCGCCCACCACATGTTCCGGGTCACCAGGAACGAGGACCTGGAGGTCGAGGAGGACGACGCCGAGAACCTCCTCAAGGCCCTGGAGAAGGAGCTCATGCGGCGCAGGTTCGGCCCGCCGGTCCGGCTGGAGGTCGAGGAGTCCATCGACCCGTACGTGCTGGACCTGCTGGTGCGCGAGCTGAAGGTGTCCGACGCCGAGGTCTACCCGCTGCCCGGACCGCTCGATCTGACCGGGCTCTTCGGCATAGCCTCCCTGGACCGGCCCGAGCTGAAGTTCCCCAAGTTCATCGCCGGCACCCACCGCGACCTCTCCGAGGTCGAATCCGCGTCCGCGCCCGACGTCTTCGCCGCGCTGCGCGAACGCGACGTGCTCCTGCACCACCCGTACGACTCCTTCTCCACCTCCGTACAGGCGTTCCTGGAGCAGGCCGCCGCCGACCCCGACGTCCTCGCCATCAAGCAGACCCTGTACCGGACCTCGGGCGAATCCCCGATAGTGGAAGCCCTGATCGACGCCGCCGAGTCCGGCAAGCAGGTCCTGGTGCTCGTGGAGATCAAGGCCCGCTTCGACGAGCAGGCCAACATCAAGTGGGCGCGGAAGCTGGAGGAGTCCGGCTGCCACGTCGTCTACGGCCTCGTCGGACTGAAGACCCACTGCAAGCTGTCGCTCGTGGTCCGCCAGGAGGGCGACACGCTGCGCCGCTACTCGCACGTCGGGACCGGCAACTACCACCCCAAGACGGCACGGCTGTACGAGGACCTCGGCCTGCTGACGGCGGACCCGCAGGTCGGCGCGGACCTCTCCGACCTCTTCAACCGGCTCTCCGGCTACTCCCGCCGCGAGACCTACCGCCGTCTCCTGGTCGCCCCGAAATCCCTGCGGGACGGGCTGATCACCCGGATCAACAAGGAGATCACCCACCAGCGGGCCGGGCGGACCGCCTACGTCCGCATCAAGGTCAACTCGATGGTCGACGAGGCGATCATCGACGCCTGCTACCGGGCCGCGGCGGCCGGCGTACCGGTCGACATCTGGGTACGCGGCATCTGCGCGATCCGCCCCGGCGTCGCCGGTCTCTCCGAGAACATCCGGGTCCGCTCGATACTGGGCCGCTTCCTCGAACACTCCCGGGTCTTCGCCTTCGGCAACGGCGGCGAACCCGAAGTGTGGTTCGGCAGCGCCGACATGATGCACCGCAACCTCGACCGCCGGATCGAAGCACTGGTCCGGGTCACCGACCCCGCCCACCGCGCCGCGCTCAGCCGTCTCCTGGAGACCGGCATGGCCGACACCACCTCCTCCTGGCACCTGGGTCCCGACGGGAACTGGACCCGGCACTCCACGGACGTGGACGGCCAGCCGCTGCGGCACGTACAGGAAATGCTCATTGACGCCCGGAGGCGCCGGCGTGCGACGCCATGACCACCAGACGACGCAAGCGGACCTCGCGGACCTTACGGCGGGCGCGGTACTCGCGCCCTACCTTCAGGAACAGGCCGCCGAATTCCTCCGCAGCCTGCGCCTGCACCGCGAGAACAGCGCCCCCACGGACGCCGGGACCCACGGAGCCGAGGAGGCCGCCGGCGCACTGCGCCGCTCCTCGCGCCGGATCGGCGGCACGCTGCACACCTTCCGGGCGGCGCTGGACGCCACCTGGGCCGAGCAGCTCCGTACCGAACTGGCCTGGCTGTCGGGCACCCTGGCCAGGGAACACGCCTACGCGACCCGGCTGCACCGGCTCCTCGAAGCCCTGCACGCCCTGTCCGGCACCTCACTGCCCACCGCCCGCAACGGGTCCGGCTCCGACAGCGCCGCCGACAAGGAGCGCGCCGCCCTCGGTGTCGGCGCGGCCCGCGCCGGAGCGCTCCTCGACCGGCAGCTGACCCTCGCCAGAACCCGCGCCCACTCCGCCGCCCTCCAGGCGCTCGGCTCCTCCCGCTTCCACGCGGTGGCCGACTCCGTCGCGCTGCTCGCCTCGGAGGTCCCGCTCGCCCCGGCGGCCGCGGCCCCGGCCGAGGAGATGCTGCACGGGCCCGCCGACCGGGCCGAACAGCAGCTGCTCGGCGCGGTGGCGGCGCTCCCCTCCGGCCAGGCGGTCGAGCCGTACAACGAGGCGCAGGACGCGCCCTGGCACCGGGCCCGGCTGCTGCTGCGGCTGCATCGGTACGCCCACGAGGTGGTGCGGGGCGCCCCCGATCCGGTCCTGGCCGCGCCGGGGCGCGCGCTCGATCTGCACCGGGACGCCTCGGAGGCGGCCGCGGCGGCGGCGTCGGCGGCCCGTACGCCCCGCATCGCGCCCGCGACCGCGTACGCCCTGGGGGTGCTCCACGCCGACCAGCGCCATGAGGTGGAGGCCGCCCGCGGCGTGTTCCGGGCGAGCTGGCCGTACGCCGCGGCCGTGATCGCGCCATGAGCGGGGCGGTGGGCGCCCGCGGTGCCGGGCCCACCGGGAGCCCCGGTGGGCAGCGCAGCGGGATCCCCGGTGCCGGGCCCACCGCGAACCGCGGTGCCGAGCGCACCGGGAACGGGCCGGTGCTCGCCGCCGGGTGCGTGCTGTGGCGGCGGTCGGAGCAATCCGGCACGCTGGAGATCTGCCTGGTCCACCGCCCCCGTTACGACGACTGGTCGCACCCCAAGGGGAAGCTGAAGCGCGGCGAGCCCGCGCTGGACGCCGCCCGGCGCGAGGTCCTGGAGGAGACCGGCCACCACTGCGCCCCCGGCGCCGCGCTCCCCACGATCCGCTATCTCGCGAACGGCCGGCCCAAGGAGGTCGCCTACTGGGCGGCCGAGGCGACCGGCGGCTCCTTCGTGCCCGGCACCGAGGTCGACCGGGTGAGCTGGCTCTCCCCGGCGGCGGCCCGTACCCGCCTCACCCAGGACCGCGACCGGGAGCTGCTGGACGCCCTGCTCGCGACGCTGCCGGGACGCTGACGCCGCCGGGCCCTCTCCCGGTCAAGAGAATCCGCCGGGTCTCCCCCGGCCGAGGACTCCGCCGCGCCCCCGCACAAGGGCCAGAACCGCACCGTCCGACACGGTTCACCTTCCGTTCACTCTCCCCCGTAGGCCGCTTCACCTGTTCTGCCTAACTTCGGCAGTGCACGGGGCACGGCGCACGGCCGGAGCACCCACCACATCGCACGCCGTCGTAGAACGAAAACCCTCGGCGGCTCCTGGAAGGAACACCCGAAAGTGAAGCTTCAGCGCAAGAACCTGCTTCGTGCCACCGCGCTCGGTGCCCTCGCCGTCTCCGGCGCCCTGGTCCTCACGGCGTGCGGTTCGGACGACAACAGCGGCACGACCGGCGGCAACGGCGGGAAGACGAGCGCCGCGTCGAACATCAAGTGCGACGACGCCAAGGGCCAGCTGCCCGCCTCCGGCTCCAGCGCGCAGAAGAACGCCATGGACCTCTGGGCCAAGAACTACATGGCCGGCTGCTCCGGCGTCGAGATCAACTACAAGTCCTCCTCCTCCGGCGAGGGCATCGTCGCCTTCAACCAGGGCACCGTCGGCTTCGCCGGTTCCGACTCGGCGCTGAAGCCCGAAGAGGTCGCCGAATCGAAGAAGATCTGCAAGGGCGGCCAGGGCATCAACCTCCCGATGGTCGGCGGCCCGATCGCCATCGGCTTCCACCTGGAGGGTGTCGACAGCCTCACGCTGGACGCCCCCACCCTCGCCAAGATCTTCGACGGCAAGATCAAGAAGTGGAACGACGAGGCGATCGCCAAGCTCAACACCGGCGCGAAGCTCCCGGACAAGCCGATCCAGGCCTTCCACCGCTCCGAGGACTCCGGCACCACGCAGAACCTCGGCAAGTACCTCGGCGCGGCCGCCCCGAGCGACTGGAAGTACGAGGCCGAGAAGAAGTGGCCGGCCCCCGGTGGCCAGGCCGCGTCCGGCTCCTCCGGCGTCGCCGCCCAGGTGAAGCAGGTCGACGGCTCGATCGGCTACTTCGAGCTCAGCTACGCCACCTCGCAGTCGATCTCCACCGTGGACATCGACACCGGTGGCTCCGCCCCGGTCAAGGCCACCTCGGAGAACGCCTCCAAGGCCATCGCCGCCGCCAAGATCAAGGGCACCGGCAAGGACCTGGCGCTGGACCTCGACTACACCACCAAGGCCGAGGGCGCCTACCCGATCGTCCTGGTGACGTACGAGATCGTCTGCGACAAGGGCAACAAGCCCGAGACCCTCTCCACGGTCAAGTCCTTCCTCAACTACACCGCCGGTGACGAGGGCCAGAAGCTCCTCACCGAGGCCGGCTACGCGCCGATCCCGGCCGAGATCAACAGCAAGGTCCGCGAGACCATCGCCTCCCTCTCGTAACCGGGACGGGCAGGCAACGCCCGTAACACCTTCAGCAGAACCAGCAACACCAGAAACATCCGGCGGACCGGTCCGGTGCACCCCTCCGGACCGGTCCGCCACCACCCATCCGGTGCACCGCCGCCAGGGGAGCCAGACCGCTCCCCCACACAGACCGGAAAGACCATGGCTTCCACCACACCGACAGAAACCCCGCCGGCGCCGCCGGTGGTGCGCAAGCGCGCCGGCTCCGGCCGCATCGGCGACAAGGTCTTCCTGGGCCTCTCCAGGGGATCGGGCATTCTGCTGCTCGTGATCATGGCGTCGATCGCCGTGTTCCTGACCTACCGCGCCTCGATCGCCGTCTCCAAGGACGAAGGCAACTTCTTCACCACCTTCGACTGGAACCCGGCCGGCGACCCGCCGGTGTTCGGCATCGCGGTCCTCCTCTTCGGCACGGTCGTCAGCTCGATCATCGCGATGGCCATCGCCGTCCCGGTCGCTGTCGGCATCGCCCTGTTCATCTCGCACTACGCGCCGCGCAAGCTGGCCGCGCCCCTCGCGTACGTCGTCGACCTGCTCGCCGCAGTGCCGAGCATCGTGTACGGCATCTGGGGCGCCCTCGTCCTGGTCCCGTACCTGGAGGGCCTGAACCTCTGGCTCGACCAGTTCTTCGGCTGGACGTACATCTTCGAGAAGACCGAGGTCGGCGTCGCCCGCTCGCTCTTCACCGTCGGCATCCTGCTCGCGATCATGATCCTGCCGATCGTGACCAGCGTCAGCCGCGAGGTCTTCCTCCAGGTCCCGAAGATGAACGAGGAGGCCGCCCTCGCGCTCGGCGCCACCCGCTGGGAAGTCATCCGCCTCTCGGTGCTCCCCTTCGGCCGCTCCGGCGTGATCTCCGCCTCGATGCTGGGCCTTGGCCGTGCGCTCGGCGAGACGATGGCCGTCGCCACGGTCCTGTCGCCGAGCTTCATCATCTCCGGGCACCTGCTCAACCCCGGCGGCGGCACCTTCGCCCAGAACATCGCCGCGAAGTTCGACGAGGCCGACGAGTTCGGGCGCGACGCCCTGATCGCCTCGGGCCTCGTGCTCTTCGTCCTCACCCTGCTGGTCAACGGCGCGGCCCGGCTGATCATCGCCCGCCGCAAGGAATACTCGGGGGCCAACGCATGAGCCAGGCAGCCAACACCGGCATACAGGAGCGCCCCGCCGCGACGGCGCCCAAGCGCTCGACGAGCCTGAGCAGCCGGGCACTGCCCCGCTGGGCCCCGTTCGCCTTCGCCGCCGTGGCACTCGCGCTGGGCGTGGGCACCGGCGTCGCGGCCGGCTGGCAGAGCCGCACCCAGTGGGGGCTGTTCTCCGCCCTCCTCTTCGTCGTCATCTCGTACATCGCGACCTCGGTCGTGGAGAACCGGCGCCAGGCCAAGGACCGGCTCGCCACCAGCATCGTCTGGGTGTGCTTCCTGCTGGCCGTCGTGCCGCTCGCCTCGCTGCTGTGGACGACGATCAGCCGGGGCGCGGAGCGCCTGGACGGGTACTTCCTGACCCACTCGATGGCCGGCGTGCTCGGCTCCGAGCCGACCGGCGGTGTCTACCACGCGCTGATCGGGACGCTGGAGCAGGTCGGCATCGCCACCGTGATCTCCGCCCCGATCGGCATGCTGACCGCCGTCTACCTGGTGGAGTACGGCAGGGGCGCCCTGGCCAGGGCCGTGACCTTCTTCGTCGACGTCATGACGGGCATCCCGTCCATCGTCGCCGGTCTCTTCATCCTCTCGATCATGCTGATGACGAAGACCCAGCCGTCCGGTCTGATGGGCGCGCTGGCCCTCACGATCCTGATGATCCCGGTCGT
Coding sequences within it:
- a CDS encoding ABC transporter ATP-binding protein, whose translation is MTGAAIEAIGLGMKYRGRGRGWALRDCSFRLPAGRVCALVGPNGAGKSTLLALAAGFLRPSEGTVQVLGTAPGQARARMAFVAQDKPLYPQLTVAATLWAGAELNPATWDQDTAERIAGELPRDARVRDLSGGQRTRLALALALGKRPELLLLDEPMADLDPLARHQLMGALMAEAAEHSTTIVMSSHILTELEGACDYLLLVDGGRVRLGGETEDLLAAHTLLTGPVRDTAPHTVVESRTAGRLQTALVRRQGPVDTDIWQATEPSLEELLLAHLRSPEAPALLTPSAAAVEAGQEVAAV
- a CDS encoding ABC transporter permease subunit; translation: MSAIALRGPNRVVLAQHRQALQLLGALPFLAVVALVGTWLWTDHVANAFAATGCSVRHTLPGCVDTVNEYLDRQNWMKDVLDWSGLLMMVLPAFVGIFVAGPVIAREMESGTYKLAWSQSVTPTRWLAAKLAVPAVATLASVSVLSAACAWAQTRENAIHHPSERYSREVYGSIGTVPVGYALCMLALGALAGLLLRRTVAAMVVTVIGYGALVVALNTVRNGLWPSLTHTFKPFSEYRFPDGAVDTGEGWVTSSGERLPADACLSWHNDLKQCLADKDITLRYLDYHPASHFWPLQLVETGILLALAALAVALAFRVLRRRHG
- a CDS encoding RNA degradosome polyphosphate kinase encodes the protein MSQQPSSEVPVQATVQPSVGSLAAHRPHAVATAASNGAALSTAADLDPDIDADVDAYEPDVDGNELPQGRFLDRERSWLAFNERVLELAEDPATPLLERANFLAIFASNLDEFFMVRVAGLKRRIATGVATRSASGLQPREVLDLIWTRSRELMARHAACYQQDVAPALSDEGIQLIRWPELTEKEQARLFTFFRQRVFPVLTPLAVDPAHPFPYISGLSLNLAVVVRNPVSGHRHFARVKVPPLLTRFLEASPQRYVPIEDVIAAHLEELFPGMEVLAHHMFRVTRNEDLEVEEDDAENLLKALEKELMRRRFGPPVRLEVEESIDPYVLDLLVRELKVSDAEVYPLPGPLDLTGLFGIASLDRPELKFPKFIAGTHRDLSEVESASAPDVFAALRERDVLLHHPYDSFSTSVQAFLEQAAADPDVLAIKQTLYRTSGESPIVEALIDAAESGKQVLVLVEIKARFDEQANIKWARKLEESGCHVVYGLVGLKTHCKLSLVVRQEGDTLRRYSHVGTGNYHPKTARLYEDLGLLTADPQVGADLSDLFNRLSGYSRRETYRRLLVAPKSLRDGLITRINKEITHQRAGRTAYVRIKVNSMVDEAIIDACYRAAAAGVPVDIWVRGICAIRPGVAGLSENIRVRSILGRFLEHSRVFAFGNGGEPEVWFGSADMMHRNLDRRIEALVRVTDPAHRAALSRLLETGMADTTSSWHLGPDGNWTRHSTDVDGQPLRHVQEMLIDARRRRRATP
- a CDS encoding CHAD domain-containing protein; the protein is MRRHDHQTTQADLADLTAGAVLAPYLQEQAAEFLRSLRLHRENSAPTDAGTHGAEEAAGALRRSSRRIGGTLHTFRAALDATWAEQLRTELAWLSGTLAREHAYATRLHRLLEALHALSGTSLPTARNGSGSDSAADKERAALGVGAARAGALLDRQLTLARTRAHSAALQALGSSRFHAVADSVALLASEVPLAPAAAAPAEEMLHGPADRAEQQLLGAVAALPSGQAVEPYNEAQDAPWHRARLLLRLHRYAHEVVRGAPDPVLAAPGRALDLHRDASEAAAAAASAARTPRIAPATAYALGVLHADQRHEVEAARGVFRASWPYAAAVIAP
- a CDS encoding NUDIX hydrolase produces the protein MSGAVGARGAGPTGSPGGQRSGIPGAGPTANRGAERTGNGPVLAAGCVLWRRSEQSGTLEICLVHRPRYDDWSHPKGKLKRGEPALDAARREVLEETGHHCAPGAALPTIRYLANGRPKEVAYWAAEATGGSFVPGTEVDRVSWLSPAAARTRLTQDRDRELLDALLATLPGR
- the pstS gene encoding phosphate ABC transporter substrate-binding protein PstS, which translates into the protein MKLQRKNLLRATALGALAVSGALVLTACGSDDNSGTTGGNGGKTSAASNIKCDDAKGQLPASGSSAQKNAMDLWAKNYMAGCSGVEINYKSSSSGEGIVAFNQGTVGFAGSDSALKPEEVAESKKICKGGQGINLPMVGGPIAIGFHLEGVDSLTLDAPTLAKIFDGKIKKWNDEAIAKLNTGAKLPDKPIQAFHRSEDSGTTQNLGKYLGAAAPSDWKYEAEKKWPAPGGQAASGSSGVAAQVKQVDGSIGYFELSYATSQSISTVDIDTGGSAPVKATSENASKAIAAAKIKGTGKDLALDLDYTTKAEGAYPIVLVTYEIVCDKGNKPETLSTVKSFLNYTAGDEGQKLLTEAGYAPIPAEINSKVRETIASLS
- the pstC gene encoding phosphate ABC transporter permease subunit PstC encodes the protein MASTTPTETPPAPPVVRKRAGSGRIGDKVFLGLSRGSGILLLVIMASIAVFLTYRASIAVSKDEGNFFTTFDWNPAGDPPVFGIAVLLFGTVVSSIIAMAIAVPVAVGIALFISHYAPRKLAAPLAYVVDLLAAVPSIVYGIWGALVLVPYLEGLNLWLDQFFGWTYIFEKTEVGVARSLFTVGILLAIMILPIVTSVSREVFLQVPKMNEEAALALGATRWEVIRLSVLPFGRSGVISASMLGLGRALGETMAVATVLSPSFIISGHLLNPGGGTFAQNIAAKFDEADEFGRDALIASGLVLFVLTLLVNGAARLIIARRKEYSGANA
- the pstA gene encoding phosphate ABC transporter permease PstA, with translation MSQAANTGIQERPAATAPKRSTSLSSRALPRWAPFAFAAVALALGVGTGVAAGWQSRTQWGLFSALLFVVISYIATSVVENRRQAKDRLATSIVWVCFLLAVVPLASLLWTTISRGAERLDGYFLTHSMAGVLGSEPTGGVYHALIGTLEQVGIATVISAPIGMLTAVYLVEYGRGALARAVTFFVDVMTGIPSIVAGLFILSIMLMTKTQPSGLMGALALTILMIPVVVRSTEEMLKLVPNELREASLALGVPKWRTILKVVLPTAIGGITTGVMLAIARIAGETAPIMLLVFGSQLINPNPFQGAQSSLPFYIWEQYRVGTDQSYDRAWAAALVLIAFVMILNLVARGIARWKAPKTGR